A DNA window from Bacillus andreraoultii contains the following coding sequences:
- a CDS encoding sensor histidine kinase, which yields MRSPKFKNTLIFKLLVAITVSFLASIVALVCFSRFIISFINVKYIVESSVATYYIILFILITFVILSFIVTFFFMVRRKILYLKMITESVNDIANGKLGMTIEIKGNDEITKLVNNINLMSIELGNKFEYERQLEKAKNELITNVSHDLRSPLTSIIGYLDLLRKGQYSDKEQLHDYLETTHSKSKRLGVLIDELFEYTRLTSPDVKLNFSKIDLASLLEQMIGEYIPIFENEKLSIEKSISEEEIIVEIDVEKMVRVYENLFMNAIKYSIKPSELQVSLVNEGDMAVSKISNKVEKPPTEDINMLFERFFTGDKARMNNRGTGLGLAISKRIVELHQGSIRAEFKDGWMTFIVEYPVQNQ from the coding sequence ATGAGGAGTCCTAAGTTTAAAAACACACTAATTTTTAAACTCCTCGTAGCAATTACGGTAAGTTTTCTTGCATCAATCGTTGCACTGGTTTGCTTTTCACGGTTTATTATTTCGTTTATTAATGTCAAATACATTGTTGAGTCAAGTGTAGCAACATATTATATAATCTTATTTATATTAATTACATTCGTTATCCTATCGTTCATTGTAACATTCTTTTTTATGGTGCGAAGAAAAATACTCTACCTAAAAATGATTACAGAGAGTGTTAATGATATTGCAAATGGCAAATTGGGTATGACCATAGAAATAAAGGGAAATGATGAAATAACTAAACTTGTAAATAATATCAATTTAATGTCAATAGAGTTGGGAAACAAATTTGAGTATGAAAGGCAGTTGGAAAAGGCAAAAAACGAACTCATTACCAATGTGTCTCATGATTTACGTTCCCCATTAACTTCAATTATTGGATATTTAGACTTATTAAGAAAAGGACAATATTCTGATAAGGAACAATTGCATGATTACCTTGAAACAACCCATTCAAAATCCAAAAGGCTTGGAGTACTAATTGATGAACTATTTGAATATACACGCTTGACAAGTCCTGATGTAAAACTTAACTTTAGTAAAATTGATTTGGCTAGTCTATTAGAACAGATGATTGGAGAGTACATCCCCATTTTTGAAAACGAAAAGTTAAGTATTGAGAAAAGCATATCAGAAGAGGAAATCATAGTAGAAATTGATGTGGAAAAGATGGTTCGAGTATATGAAAATCTTTTTATGAATGCGATAAAATACAGCATAAAGCCATCAGAATTACAAGTAAGTCTTGTTAATGAAGGGGATATGGCAGTATCGAAAATTTCAAATAAAGTCGAAAAGCCTCCAACAGAAGATATAAATATGTTGTTTGAACGTTTTTTTACAGGTGATAAAGCAAGGATGAATAATAGAGGAACTGGTCTAGGACTTGCGATTTCAAAAAGAATTGTTGAACTCCATCAAGGCTCTATTCGAGCAGAGTTTAAAGACGGATGGATGACGTTTATTGTTGAATATCCCGTACAGAACCAATGA